A stretch of Geobacter sp. DNA encodes these proteins:
- a CDS encoding phage tail sheath family protein: protein MAEYLAPGVYVEEVPSAVKPIAGVGTSTAGFVGISADITGTGMPAKPGGGNYTQVAALDPTPINNWEEFKTKFGDFCAANQYLAHAVYGFFNNGGTRCWVTRVTTVDDVDNAVDQFKDIDEIAVLAAPLPPDTAQDALNAVHATLVSHCQLMEDRVSILDCARDIADDNLVISTDDSGIWRPSANPKGYGAFYFPWIEVSDPLQPMGTRIAVPPSGHLAGIYARSDAQRGVHKAPANEVVMGALGLKYRIGKPLQGSLNPRGVNCIREFNGTIKVWGARTLASDPSGDPEWVYINVRRLINFIRESIDEGTQWVVFEPNDQALWAKINRNVTAFLTNVWRSGALFGSTPQEAFFVKCDAETNPQEVRDLGQVVTEIGVAIVKPAEFVIFRISQWAGPSK, encoded by the coding sequence ATGGCTGAATATCTCGCACCGGGAGTCTATGTGGAAGAGGTGCCGTCAGCGGTAAAACCGATCGCCGGGGTCGGTACGAGCACGGCCGGATTCGTGGGGATTTCCGCGGATATCACGGGGACCGGCATGCCGGCGAAACCGGGAGGGGGGAATTACACCCAGGTTGCAGCCCTTGACCCTACGCCGATCAACAACTGGGAAGAGTTCAAGACCAAGTTCGGGGATTTCTGCGCTGCCAACCAGTATTTGGCCCATGCGGTCTACGGCTTCTTCAACAACGGCGGCACCCGCTGCTGGGTGACCCGGGTAACCACCGTGGATGACGTCGACAATGCCGTCGACCAGTTCAAGGATATCGACGAGATCGCCGTGCTTGCCGCTCCGCTTCCCCCCGACACTGCCCAGGACGCCCTCAACGCGGTCCATGCCACGCTGGTGAGCCACTGCCAGCTGATGGAAGACCGGGTGTCGATCCTCGACTGCGCCCGTGACATCGCCGACGACAACCTGGTGATTTCCACCGACGATTCGGGCATCTGGCGGCCGTCAGCCAATCCCAAGGGGTATGGCGCGTTCTATTTCCCCTGGATCGAGGTCTCCGACCCCCTCCAGCCGATGGGGACCAGGATAGCCGTCCCCCCCAGCGGCCATCTGGCCGGGATCTATGCCCGCTCCGATGCCCAGCGCGGCGTCCACAAGGCGCCGGCCAACGAGGTGGTGATGGGGGCGCTCGGGCTCAAGTACCGGATCGGCAAGCCGCTCCAGGGGAGCCTGAACCCGCGGGGCGTCAATTGCATCCGCGAATTCAACGGTACCATCAAGGTCTGGGGGGCGCGTACCCTTGCCTCCGACCCAAGCGGCGACCCTGAATGGGTCTACATCAACGTTCGCCGGCTCATCAACTTCATCCGCGAGTCCATTGACGAGGGGACCCAGTGGGTGGTGTTCGAGCCGAACGACCAGGCGCTCTGGGCCAAGATCAACCGGAACGTGACCGCATTCCTTACCAATGTCTGGCGTTCCGGGGCGCTGTTCGGCAGTACGCCCCAGGAGGCCTTCTTCGTCAAGTGCGATGCCGAGACCAACCCGCAGGAGGTCCGCGACCTGGGGCAGGTGGTCACCGAGATCGGCGTTGCCATTGTGAAGCCGGCTGAATTCGTCATCTTCCGGATCAGCCAGTGGGCCGGCCCGAGCAAGTAG